From Sphingopyxis sp. USTB-05, the proteins below share one genomic window:
- a CDS encoding error-prone DNA polymerase, which yields MSEAPQPGPETGFAELIAATNYSFLRGASHPAEMVAEAIALGMTGIGIADRNSVAGVVRAWAFLKEVQVKQPEMVKDFRLVVGARLVFADGTPDIVAYPISRHGWGRLTRLLSTGNLRAEKGDCILHLEDLLGHCDDLLLIAMDGDEALLRTLKRARPKSVWLAATMPQSGADARRLAELQRLSAATNVPLLATNDALYATAAQRPLHDIITCIREGVTIHKAGKRLRANAERYLKPPAEMRRLFAFHPRAIDASAKLLGRIGFRLDDLRYEYPHEPVPPGWKPFNYLHHLVKTAAEKRYGAPLKPKIRKMIGNELRLIRRRNYVYYFLTVYDLVRFARAQEPPILCQGRGSAANSIVCFLLGVTSVDPDEHKLLFSRFVSAERDEPPDIDVDFEHERREEVIQYIYDRYTRDRAAIAATVIHYRPRSTIREVGKALGFSEDVTARLADTSWGSWGDEVPVERLAEAGLNPHNGEIERLHRFVGELLKAPRHLSQHVGGFVLTEGRLDELVPIHNAAMEDRTFIEWDKDDIDALGLMKVDVLALGMLTCIRKCYDLMREHGLGDHTLELDIDSKDPAVYDMLCKGDSIGVFQVESRAQINMLPRLRPRKLYDLVVQVAIVRPGPIEGDMVHPYLRRRNKEEEVEYPSPAPPHDPNELREVLGHTFGVPLFQEQAMSLAITAAGFTPEEANGLRRAMATFRNVGTIDNFREKMVGGMVARGYEKEFAERCFKQIEGFGSYGFPESHAQSFARLVYVSSWIKHYHPAVFACGILNSQPMGFYAPAQLVRDAREHGVEVREVDVNASHWDNSLERRDDGSLALRLGFRQVDGFREEWAKAIADARATPFASVEELARRANLPSRALRLLAEADACRSMGLDRRPALWDARRVRQGVLPLFGAAETDELGAEEDPQLPPTPMVEHVLTDYQTTRLSLKGHPMAFLRRDFEREGILSASQVSAAKNGSIVRTAGVVLIRQRPGKGNAIFITLEDEGGIVNILLWARHFERYRRAVMASRLMLAEGEVQRSKEGVIHLMATRIVDRTQMLDTLGSDRRFEPEVCRADEVKHPQLPRGYATKHGHPRDVRILPKSRDFH from the coding sequence ATGAGCGAGGCGCCCCAGCCCGGCCCCGAAACCGGCTTCGCCGAACTGATCGCGGCGACCAACTACAGCTTCCTGCGCGGCGCCTCGCACCCCGCCGAGATGGTGGCAGAGGCAATCGCCCTCGGCATGACCGGCATCGGCATCGCCGACCGCAACAGCGTCGCGGGGGTGGTCAGGGCGTGGGCATTCCTCAAAGAGGTGCAGGTGAAGCAGCCCGAGATGGTGAAAGACTTTCGGCTGGTGGTCGGCGCAAGGCTCGTCTTCGCCGACGGCACGCCCGACATCGTCGCCTATCCGATCAGCCGACACGGCTGGGGCCGGCTGACGCGGCTCCTTTCGACCGGCAACCTGCGAGCCGAAAAGGGCGACTGCATCCTCCACCTCGAAGATCTGCTTGGCCATTGTGACGATCTGCTGTTGATCGCGATGGATGGTGACGAGGCGCTGCTCCGCACGCTCAAGCGCGCGCGTCCGAAATCGGTGTGGCTGGCGGCGACGATGCCGCAATCGGGTGCCGACGCGCGGCGATTGGCCGAACTTCAGCGGCTGTCGGCAGCAACCAACGTCCCCCTGCTCGCGACCAACGACGCGCTGTATGCGACCGCCGCACAGCGCCCTCTCCATGATATCATCACCTGCATCCGCGAAGGCGTCACCATTCATAAGGCGGGCAAGCGGCTGCGCGCCAATGCCGAACGCTATCTGAAGCCGCCGGCCGAAATGCGACGACTTTTCGCGTTTCATCCCAGGGCAATCGACGCGAGCGCGAAGCTGCTCGGCCGTATCGGCTTTCGCCTCGACGATCTGCGCTACGAATATCCGCACGAGCCGGTGCCGCCAGGCTGGAAGCCCTTCAACTATCTCCACCATCTGGTGAAGACGGCGGCGGAAAAACGCTATGGCGCACCGCTGAAGCCGAAGATCCGCAAGATGATCGGCAACGAACTCCGCCTGATCCGACGACGGAACTATGTCTATTATTTCCTGACCGTCTACGATCTCGTCCGTTTCGCACGGGCGCAGGAGCCGCCGATCCTGTGCCAGGGCCGTGGGTCGGCGGCCAATTCGATCGTCTGCTTTCTGCTTGGGGTCACCTCGGTCGATCCGGACGAACACAAGCTGCTCTTTTCGCGCTTCGTATCGGCCGAGCGCGACGAGCCCCCCGACATCGACGTAGATTTCGAGCATGAGCGACGCGAAGAGGTGATCCAATATATCTACGACCGCTATACGCGCGACCGTGCGGCGATCGCTGCAACCGTCATCCATTATCGTCCGCGCAGTACGATCCGCGAGGTCGGCAAGGCGCTGGGATTCAGCGAGGACGTCACGGCGCGGCTCGCGGACACGAGTTGGGGCAGTTGGGGCGACGAGGTACCCGTCGAGCGGCTCGCCGAAGCCGGACTCAATCCCCACAACGGCGAAATCGAGCGGCTGCACCGCTTCGTCGGCGAACTTCTAAAGGCACCGCGGCATTTATCACAGCATGTCGGGGGCTTCGTCCTCACCGAAGGGCGGCTCGACGAGCTGGTGCCGATCCATAATGCCGCGATGGAGGATCGCACCTTCATCGAATGGGACAAGGACGACATCGACGCGCTTGGGCTGATGAAGGTCGATGTGCTGGCACTCGGCATGCTGACCTGTATCCGCAAATGCTACGATCTGATGCGCGAGCATGGGCTGGGCGACCACACGCTGGAACTCGACATCGATTCCAAGGATCCGGCGGTTTACGACATGCTTTGCAAGGGCGACAGCATCGGGGTCTTTCAGGTCGAGAGCCGCGCGCAGATCAACATGCTGCCGCGCCTGCGGCCCCGAAAGCTCTATGATCTGGTTGTGCAGGTCGCGATCGTTCGTCCCGGGCCGATTGAGGGCGATATGGTGCATCCCTATCTGCGCCGCCGAAATAAGGAGGAGGAGGTCGAATATCCCTCCCCCGCTCCGCCCCATGACCCCAATGAATTGCGCGAAGTTCTGGGCCACACCTTTGGCGTGCCGCTGTTTCAGGAGCAGGCGATGAGCTTGGCGATCACAGCGGCTGGCTTCACGCCCGAGGAAGCCAACGGTCTGCGACGAGCAATGGCAACTTTTCGCAACGTCGGAACGATCGACAATTTCCGTGAGAAAATGGTCGGCGGGATGGTTGCGCGCGGCTACGAAAAAGAATTCGCCGAACGCTGTTTCAAGCAGATCGAAGGCTTCGGCAGTTACGGCTTTCCCGAAAGCCACGCCCAATCCTTCGCGCGGCTTGTCTACGTCTCCTCGTGGATCAAGCATTATCACCCCGCGGTCTTCGCGTGCGGTATCCTTAATTCGCAGCCGATGGGCTTCTATGCCCCGGCCCAGCTCGTCCGCGATGCGCGCGAACATGGGGTCGAGGTGCGCGAGGTCGACGTCAACGCCAGCCATTGGGACAACAGCCTCGAACGGCGCGACGACGGCAGCCTCGCGCTGCGGCTCGGCTTTCGGCAGGTCGACGGGTTTCGTGAGGAATGGGCGAAAGCAATCGCCGATGCGCGCGCTACGCCCTTCGCCTCGGTCGAGGAGCTGGCGCGCCGCGCGAACCTGCCCTCACGCGCGCTGCGCCTGCTGGCCGAGGCGGATGCGTGCCGGTCGATGGGGCTCGACCGCCGTCCTGCACTCTGGGATGCCCGCCGCGTCCGGCAGGGCGTGCTGCCGCTGTTCGGCGCGGCCGAAACCGACGAGCTTGGCGCCGAGGAGGATCCGCAGTTGCCGCCGACACCGATGGTCGAACATGTGCTCACCGATTATCAGACGACGCGGCTGTCGCTGAAAGGCCATCCGATGGCGTTCCTGCGCCGCGATTTCGAGCGCGAAGGCATATTGAGCGCTTCGCAGGTCTCTGCCGCGAAGAACGGGTCGATCGTCCGCACCGCGGGCGTCGTGCTGATCCGTCAGCGGCCGGGGAAGGGCAATGCGATCTTCATCACGCTCGAGGATGAGGGCGGGATCGTCAACATCCTGTTATGGGCGCGCCATTTCGAACGCTATCGCCGTGCCGTCATGGCGTCGCGGCTGATGCTGGCCGAGGGCGAAGTACAGCGCAGCAAGGAAGGCGTGATCCACCTGATGGCGACGCGGATCGTCGATCGCACCCAAATGCTCGACACGCTGGGGAGCGACCGGCGTTTCGAACCCGAAGTCTGCCGTGCCGACGAGGTCAAGCATCCGCAGCTACCGCGCGGTTATGCGACGAAACATGGTCATCCGCGCGACGTCCGCATCCTGCCCAAGTCGCGTGATTTTCATTGA
- a CDS encoding efflux transporter outer membrane subunit: MIGTRAFLLATTLALAGCSLAPKTVLPALPVPQSWPAGDAYLLQSEAALPILSYKSVFTDPRLQALTDQALANNRDLRVAYANVAAARAQVRVTRSGQFPELGINAGADYSDSGTGNGSGDFSLRGGITAFELDLFGKLANATEADRNRALGTEAASRTVRLALIANLADAWATYGADRDLLKIAEDTAANARESVRLTKARLDGGVAPRTDLRQAEQILATAEDSIAQQRTALAQDENLIRLLVGGDIDRALLPLSLTEVTPSIVSLPAGVSSEILLRRPDVIEAEYGLRAANADIGVARARLFPSISLTGLLGFASNALSGLFDSGSFNWSAGGDATATIFDAGGRRAGVAVSEAQRDAALAGYEGAIQTAFREVADALAVQGTISERVRAAAANTEAASDTATLTDARYKGGVDSFLSSLDAQRSLYSARRSEIGTQLLLVSTRITLFRTLGGDSSAGIATVAR, encoded by the coding sequence ATGATTGGCACCCGTGCCTTCCTCCTCGCCACTACGCTCGCGCTCGCGGGCTGCTCGCTCGCGCCGAAGACGGTGCTGCCGGCCCTGCCTGTCCCACAAAGCTGGCCTGCCGGCGACGCCTATCTGCTGCAGAGCGAGGCGGCGCTTCCGATCCTCTCGTACAAAAGCGTCTTTACCGATCCGCGGCTACAGGCGCTGACCGATCAGGCGCTAGCCAACAACCGCGACCTGCGCGTCGCCTATGCCAATGTCGCCGCGGCGCGTGCGCAGGTGCGCGTCACGCGGTCGGGGCAATTCCCCGAACTCGGGATCAATGCCGGCGCGGACTATTCGGATAGTGGAACCGGGAACGGCAGCGGCGATTTCTCGCTGCGCGGCGGCATTACCGCCTTCGAACTCGACCTGTTCGGCAAGCTCGCCAATGCGACCGAGGCCGACCGCAATCGCGCACTTGGTACAGAGGCGGCGTCGCGTACCGTACGCCTCGCGCTGATCGCCAATCTCGCCGACGCCTGGGCGACCTATGGCGCCGACCGCGACCTGCTGAAAATCGCCGAAGACACTGCCGCGAATGCCCGCGAAAGCGTGCGGCTGACCAAGGCGCGACTCGACGGCGGCGTCGCGCCGCGCACCGACCTGCGCCAGGCCGAACAGATACTCGCGACCGCCGAGGATTCGATCGCGCAGCAACGGACCGCACTCGCGCAGGACGAGAATCTCATCCGCCTGCTCGTCGGCGGCGATATCGACCGCGCCCTGCTCCCCCTGAGCCTCACCGAAGTAACGCCGTCGATCGTGTCGCTGCCCGCCGGAGTCAGTTCGGAGATTCTGCTCCGCCGTCCCGACGTGATCGAAGCCGAATATGGCCTCCGCGCCGCCAATGCCGACATCGGCGTCGCGCGCGCGCGGCTCTTCCCGTCGATCTCGCTCACCGGTTTGCTTGGTTTTGCGAGCAACGCGCTCTCCGGTTTGTTCGACAGCGGGTCGTTCAACTGGTCGGCGGGCGGCGATGCGACGGCGACGATCTTCGACGCCGGCGGCCGCCGCGCGGGGGTCGCAGTGAGCGAGGCGCAGCGCGATGCCGCGCTCGCGGGCTATGAAGGCGCTATCCAAACCGCATTCCGCGAGGTCGCCGACGCACTCGCGGTGCAGGGCACGATATCCGAGCGGGTCCGCGCCGCCGCTGCGAACACCGAAGCCGCAAGCGACACGGCAACGCTCACCGATGCGCGCTACAAGGGGGGCGTCGACAGCTTCCTCTCCAGTCTCGATGCGCAGCGCAGCCTCTATTCGGCGCGGCGGAGCGAGATCGGAACGCAATTGCTGCTCGTTAGCACGCGAATCACTCTGTTCCGTACGCTGGGCGGCGACAGCAGCGCGGGAATCGCGACAGTCGCTCGCTAA
- a CDS encoding efflux RND transporter permease subunit, whose translation MSRLFIDRPIFAWVLAIIVMLGGVGALFTLPIEQYPDIAPAQVNIRASYPGASAETIENSVTQVLEQQLTGIDGLLYFSSQSSSRGQANITAIFEKGTDPDIAQVQVQNKIQSALSRLPQQVQAQGLRVTKSNSDTLLLVGVYDSTDTRVNQDVSDYMASNIQDPLSRVEGVGEVNIFGAPHAMRIWLNPQRLAAVSLMPSDVISAITAQNSEVAAGDVGGLPSPQGQMLNATVTAQSRMQTVPEFENIVLKTLPDGATVRIKDVARVEIGAESYAVVSRINGHPGAGMSISLSPGSDALETADRVKARMKELAADFPDGLTYSYANDSTEFIKLSVSEVQKSLFEAILLVILVMFVFLQSWRAVLIPAIAVPVVLLGTFAIFYMLGFSINTLTLFGLTLAIGLLVDDAIVVVENVERLMEENPGMSARDATIQSMKELQVALIAIALVLSAVFMPMAFFGGSTGVIYRQFSVTIVSAMALSVLVALILSPALTSTLLKPKSHGDASANGGRFPRVHAFFERAKNGFNTRFDRTVERYVGSVTKVVDRKWLFLGIYAVLLVALAFLFLRLPSGFLPNEDQGRVQVQFRLPAGATQGRTLEVRDAIEKYMLTSEKANTQALFLIAGGGGGAAAGQNTGQGFVNLTHWDNRPGKENTADAIAERARKALSGLRDAQIFALVPGAVRGLGDSSGFTMQFQNRSGMSRAEFAEARDKLLAMANENPKLTSVRLSDLPDVATLKIDVDTQRLTAYGINNADVNSTLSTAWGGRYVNDFIDKGRVKRVYVQGDAPYRARPEDLGQWFVRSADGEMSPFSAFAKTSWSTTPSSSSRFQGVPAFEISGQPSPGTSSGEAMDEMERMAGEIPGTSVAWSGSSYQERLSSGQAPLLYGLSLLVVFLCLAALYESWSIPLAVILVIPLGLIGAIFAVNLRGLENDVYLQIGLLTTMGLAAKNAILMIEFAEQEERKGKRVIEAAIAAARIRLRPILMTSFAFIFGVLPLAIATGAGANSRVAIGTSVIGGMLTAAFLAIFFIPLFFVLVRRGVRDGLAAARARFGKNKDEGSAEVPA comes from the coding sequence ATGTCGCGCCTTTTCATCGACCGGCCGATATTCGCCTGGGTGCTGGCGATCATCGTCATGCTCGGCGGCGTGGGCGCGCTATTCACCCTGCCGATCGAGCAATATCCCGACATCGCACCGGCGCAGGTCAATATTCGCGCCAGCTATCCGGGCGCGTCGGCCGAGACGATCGAGAACAGCGTGACGCAGGTGCTTGAACAGCAGCTGACGGGAATCGACGGCCTTCTTTATTTCAGCTCGCAGTCGAGCTCGCGCGGACAGGCGAATATCACCGCGATCTTCGAAAAGGGTACCGACCCCGACATCGCGCAAGTGCAGGTCCAGAACAAGATCCAGTCGGCGCTGTCACGCCTGCCGCAACAGGTGCAGGCGCAGGGCCTCCGCGTTACAAAGTCGAACTCGGACACGCTGCTGCTCGTCGGCGTCTATGATTCGACCGATACGCGCGTGAATCAGGACGTCTCCGACTATATGGCGTCGAATATCCAGGACCCGCTGTCGCGGGTCGAAGGGGTGGGCGAGGTCAATATCTTTGGCGCGCCGCACGCGATGCGCATCTGGCTCAATCCGCAGCGGCTCGCGGCCGTGTCGTTGATGCCGAGCGACGTGATTTCGGCAATCACGGCGCAGAACAGCGAAGTCGCCGCGGGCGACGTCGGCGGCCTCCCCTCGCCGCAGGGGCAGATGCTCAACGCGACCGTCACCGCGCAATCGCGCATGCAGACGGTGCCGGAATTCGAGAATATCGTGCTGAAGACGCTGCCCGATGGCGCGACGGTACGGATCAAGGATGTCGCGCGCGTCGAAATTGGCGCCGAAAGCTATGCCGTCGTCAGCCGCATTAACGGACATCCGGGTGCGGGCATGTCGATCTCGCTCTCGCCGGGGTCCGATGCGCTCGAAACCGCCGACCGGGTCAAGGCGCGCATGAAGGAACTCGCCGCCGATTTCCCTGACGGCCTCACCTACAGCTATGCCAATGATTCGACCGAGTTCATCAAGCTGTCGGTGAGCGAGGTACAGAAATCGCTGTTCGAGGCGATCCTGCTCGTCATCCTCGTGATGTTCGTCTTTCTGCAGAGTTGGCGCGCGGTTCTGATCCCCGCGATCGCGGTGCCCGTCGTGCTGCTCGGCACCTTCGCGATCTTCTATATGCTGGGGTTCAGCATCAACACGCTTACGCTGTTCGGGCTGACGCTCGCGATCGGCCTGCTCGTCGATGACGCGATCGTCGTGGTCGAGAATGTCGAGCGGTTGATGGAAGAAAATCCCGGCATGTCGGCGCGTGACGCGACGATCCAGTCGATGAAGGAACTGCAGGTCGCGCTGATCGCGATCGCGCTCGTGCTGTCGGCGGTGTTTATGCCGATGGCCTTTTTCGGCGGGTCGACCGGCGTCATCTATCGCCAATTCTCCGTCACTATCGTCTCGGCAATGGCGTTGTCGGTGCTCGTCGCACTCATCCTGAGCCCTGCGCTTACCTCTACCCTGCTCAAGCCGAAGAGCCACGGCGATGCCTCCGCAAACGGCGGCCGCTTCCCGCGCGTCCATGCCTTTTTCGAGCGCGCCAAAAATGGCTTCAACACACGCTTCGACCGCACGGTCGAACGTTATGTCGGCAGCGTCACCAAGGTCGTCGACCGCAAATGGCTGTTCCTCGGCATCTATGCGGTGCTGCTCGTGGCGCTCGCCTTCCTCTTCCTGCGGCTGCCGAGCGGCTTTTTGCCCAATGAGGATCAGGGGCGCGTGCAGGTCCAGTTCCGCCTACCCGCGGGCGCGACGCAGGGCCGGACGCTCGAAGTGCGCGACGCGATCGAAAAATATATGCTGACGTCGGAAAAGGCGAACACGCAGGCGCTGTTCCTGATCGCAGGCGGCGGTGGCGGCGCCGCGGCGGGGCAGAATACCGGCCAGGGCTTCGTCAACCTCACCCATTGGGACAACCGTCCGGGCAAGGAAAACACCGCCGACGCGATTGCAGAGCGCGCGCGCAAGGCGCTGAGCGGCCTGCGCGATGCCCAGATCTTCGCGCTCGTCCCCGGCGCGGTCCGCGGCCTCGGAGATTCGTCGGGCTTTACGATGCAATTCCAGAACCGCAGCGGGATGAGCCGCGCCGAATTTGCCGAAGCGCGCGACAAGCTGCTCGCAATGGCGAATGAAAATCCCAAGCTGACTTCGGTGCGCCTGTCAGACTTGCCCGACGTAGCGACGCTCAAGATCGACGTCGATACACAGCGGCTGACCGCCTATGGCATCAACAATGCCGACGTGAACTCGACCCTCTCCACCGCTTGGGGCGGGCGCTATGTCAACGACTTCATCGACAAGGGCCGCGTCAAGCGCGTCTATGTTCAGGGCGACGCCCCCTATCGCGCGCGTCCCGAAGATCTTGGCCAATGGTTTGTCCGTTCGGCCGACGGCGAAATGTCGCCTTTCTCTGCCTTTGCCAAGACGAGCTGGTCGACGACGCCGAGCAGCAGCTCGCGCTTCCAGGGCGTGCCCGCCTTTGAAATCTCGGGCCAGCCCTCGCCGGGCACCAGCTCGGGCGAGGCGATGGACGAGATGGAGCGGATGGCGGGCGAAATCCCCGGCACCAGCGTCGCCTGGTCGGGCTCCTCCTATCAGGAGCGCCTCTCCTCGGGGCAGGCGCCCCTGCTCTATGGCCTGTCGCTGCTCGTCGTCTTCCTCTGCCTCGCCGCGCTTTACGAAAGCTGGTCGATCCCGCTCGCGGTGATCTTGGTCATTCCGCTCGGTCTGATCGGCGCTATCTTTGCCGTCAATCTGCGCGGTCTCGAAAACGACGTCTATCTTCAGATCGGGCTGCTCACCACAATGGGCCTCGCCGCAAAGAATGCGATCCTGATGATCGAGTTCGCTGAACAGGAAGAACGCAAGGGCAAGCGCGTGATCGAGGCCGCTATCGCCGCGGCGCGTATCCGCCTGCGCCCGATTTTGATGACGAGCTTTGCCTTCATCTTCGGCGTGCTGCCGCTCGCCATCGCGACCGGCGCCGGCGCGAACAGCCGCGTCGCGATCGGCACCTCGGTGATCGGCGGCATGCTCACCGCCGCCTTCCTCGCAATCTTCTTCATTCCGCTCTTCTTCGTCCTCGTCCGCCGTGGCGTGCGCGACGGGCTTGCGGCGGCGCGTGCGCGGTTCGGCAAGAATAAGGATGAAGGCTCGGCCGAGGTGCCGGCATGA
- a CDS encoding ImuA family protein: protein MRESSPILAGLRQRIARLAADGGFESRRTDGWLESGHARFDAAIGGGLAVGRTHEFFAADALDATSAAAFAGLMALRTPGKAPLIWLRTTDAGKRTGHIYAPGIAELGGDPDRLLLVETADPKMLLACANDAIRCAGSAAVIVESWGKFPLLDLTAGRRLALGARDAGTTLLMLRLNAVPAPSVAETRWSVAAAASHALEANAPGAPAFDLELLRWRGGSAPARWRLDWNHDENRFGDTALSGALLPLPARRAMASHGAAAA from the coding sequence ATGCGCGAGTCGTCCCCCATACTCGCCGGGCTGCGCCAACGCATCGCCCGGCTGGCCGCCGATGGCGGTTTCGAAAGCCGCCGGACCGACGGCTGGCTGGAGAGCGGGCACGCGCGCTTCGACGCCGCGATCGGCGGCGGACTTGCAGTCGGACGTACCCATGAATTTTTCGCCGCCGATGCGCTCGACGCGACGAGCGCCGCTGCCTTTGCGGGGCTCATGGCCTTACGCACCCCGGGCAAAGCGCCGCTGATCTGGCTGCGTACCACCGATGCCGGGAAGCGTACCGGCCATATCTACGCCCCTGGCATCGCCGAGCTGGGTGGCGACCCCGACCGGCTTTTGCTCGTCGAGACCGCCGATCCCAAAATGCTGCTCGCCTGCGCGAACGATGCGATCCGCTGCGCGGGATCGGCGGCGGTGATCGTCGAAAGCTGGGGCAAATTCCCTTTGCTCGATCTGACAGCGGGACGCCGCCTCGCCCTCGGAGCACGCGATGCTGGCACGACCTTACTGATGCTCCGCCTCAATGCGGTGCCGGCACCGAGTGTCGCCGAGACGCGCTGGAGCGTCGCAGCGGCCGCATCACATGCTCTCGAAGCAAACGCCCCCGGCGCACCCGCCTTCGACCTCGAATTGCTGCGCTGGCGCGGCGGCTCTGCACCCGCTCGCTGGCGACTGGACTGGAACCATGACGAAAACCGATTTGGGGACACGGCGCTATCTGGCGCTCTTCTTCCCCTTCCTGCCCGCCGAGCGATGGCTTCGCACGGCGCCGCGGCCGCCTGA
- a CDS encoding DNA polymerase Y family protein: protein MTKTDLGTRRYLALFFPFLPAERWLRTAPRPPDAPLVFAEKQRGAMRIASVDAAALAVGLRPGMPLADARAQVGELAVVSHDPGLDHEWLDRLAQGCARYSPLVALDAPDGLILDIAGTGHLFGDEAGLIADLDMRLTRLGVTLRHALGPTADAARALARYQARPAPDEGQAIRRLPVAALELETEATTALVRAGLKTIGDLASRPMANLAARFGADAAMALRRILGDAPSPLDPRVAAPPVITERRFAEPLGSTAHATKILAELAAEAIEDLAERGKGGRHFRATFFRSDGLARSIAIETGHPTRDTGLVMRLFAERMDSLADPLDPGFGFDMIRLAVPRLEALGASQLRLEGGAVKEAAIDELADRLATRLGRGRVRRLRPVDTHIPEQAQLELPAVDAPSLLPWQTPEPGEPPTRPFHLFDPPQPIEVIAEVPDGPPQRFRWRRDFHAVRRYEGPERIAAEWWRRRDNGGLTRDYYRVEDAQGRRFWLFRHGLYDEKPDPRWYIHGVFA, encoded by the coding sequence ATGACGAAAACCGATTTGGGGACACGGCGCTATCTGGCGCTCTTCTTCCCCTTCCTGCCCGCCGAGCGATGGCTTCGCACGGCGCCGCGGCCGCCTGACGCACCGCTCGTCTTCGCCGAAAAGCAGCGCGGCGCGATGCGAATCGCGAGCGTCGACGCGGCGGCGCTTGCGGTCGGACTGCGCCCCGGCATGCCGCTTGCCGATGCGCGCGCGCAGGTTGGCGAACTCGCCGTCGTGTCGCACGATCCGGGACTCGACCATGAATGGCTCGATCGACTCGCACAGGGCTGCGCACGCTATTCTCCGCTTGTCGCGCTCGACGCCCCCGACGGCCTGATCCTAGACATTGCTGGCACCGGGCATCTCTTCGGCGACGAGGCGGGACTGATCGCCGACCTCGATATGCGCCTTACGCGGCTTGGCGTAACACTCCGCCACGCACTGGGCCCTACCGCCGACGCCGCACGCGCGCTCGCGCGGTATCAGGCACGCCCCGCCCCCGACGAAGGACAAGCGATCCGCCGTCTTCCGGTTGCCGCGCTCGAACTTGAGACCGAGGCGACAACCGCGCTTGTGCGCGCGGGGCTCAAGACGATCGGCGACCTTGCGAGCCGCCCGATGGCGAACCTCGCCGCGCGCTTCGGCGCCGACGCCGCGATGGCGCTGCGCCGGATATTGGGCGACGCGCCGAGCCCGCTTGATCCGCGCGTCGCAGCGCCGCCAGTGATCACCGAACGCCGCTTTGCCGAGCCGCTTGGCAGTACCGCGCACGCCACCAAAATCCTTGCCGAACTTGCTGCCGAAGCGATCGAAGACCTCGCCGAGCGCGGCAAGGGCGGGCGCCATTTCAGGGCGACCTTCTTTCGCAGCGACGGCCTTGCGCGCAGCATCGCGATCGAAACCGGCCACCCGACCCGCGACACCGGACTCGTCATGCGCCTGTTCGCCGAGCGTATGGACAGCCTCGCCGACCCGCTCGACCCCGGCTTCGGCTTCGACATGATCCGCCTTGCGGTGCCGCGGCTCGAGGCGCTCGGCGCAAGCCAACTGAGGCTCGAGGGCGGCGCGGTAAAGGAGGCCGCGATCGACGAGCTCGCCGACCGTCTCGCGACGCGGCTTGGACGCGGTCGTGTGCGACGCCTCCGCCCCGTCGACACGCATATTCCCGAGCAGGCGCAGCTCGAGCTGCCCGCAGTCGACGCACCGTCGCTGCTACCTTGGCAGACGCCCGAGCCCGGCGAGCCGCCGACGCGCCCTTTCCACCTGTTCGATCCGCCGCAACCGATCGAGGTGATCGCCGAAGTGCCTGACGGCCCTCCGCAGCGTTTCCGTTGGCGCCGCGATTTTCATGCCGTGCGCCGCTACGAAGGGCCGGAACGCATTGCCGCCGAATGGTGGCGGCGCCGAGACAATGGCGGACTGACGCGCGACTATTACCGGGTCGAGGATGCGCAGGGCCGGCGCTTCTGGCTCTTCCGCCACGGTCTCTACGATGAAAAGCCCGACCCCCGCTGGTATATCCACGGGGTCTTCGCATGA